TCCGGCAGAAATAGCAGCCTATGAATTAAGGCACCCCAGCATGAATTCAACCCATGCTGCCCATGCGACGTCACCGGGCTACACCCACCAAGGATTGCGGCAACAGGCCCCCCAGGCTGTCCATAGCCTGTTGGACCTGAAGGCCTGAGCGGAGCCCCGAGGCTGTGGCCCGAGACTGTGCAAGCGGGCCGCAGCCCTGGCGGAAGCGCGATTCCTAGTTGTCGGTGCCAACGAGGTTGACCAGCCGGGTAACCGGGGGCTGACCACCTAAGGCCTTGTGGGGCCTGTGGTGATTGTAGAAGTGGAGCCAGGCGCCGAGCGCCTGGTTTCTTTCGTCTGAGCTCTGCCAGGTGGGACCGTAGGCCCACTCTCGCAGGGCCGTCTGGATGAGGCGCTCGGCCTTGCCGTTGGTCCGTGGGCGGTAGGGGCGGGTGCGGCTGTGCGTGAGGCCGAAGGCTTCGCGCATGGCCTTGAACGCCTTGGACCGGTAGGGCGAGCCGTTGTCGGTCAGCAGCTTGCGGGCGGTGACGCCCCGGGCCTGGAAGTGCAACAGCGCCCTCTGGAGGAATGAGGCAGTGGTCTCCTTCTTCTCGTCCGGGAGCACTTCCATGTAGCAGGCCCGCGAGTGGTCGTCCGAGCAGACATGGAGCACCTGGTAGCCCGCATCGCGGTTCTTGTGGTGGCGGATGCCTGTGGCGCGGTGGCCCACTTCGTGGAAGTTGGCGAGCTTCTTGGTGTCCAGGTGGAGGAGGTCGCCGGGGGCCGCGTGTTCGTAGCGGTTGTCGGGTTCCTTGGGCTGGAGGTCCGAAGCCTTGGAGATGCGCGCCTTGCGGAGCCAGAAGCCCACGGTGGAACGGGGCACGCCCAGTTCCGAGGCAATCCGGATCGCCGCCTGGCCCCGCCGCCTTCGACCTACGGCCTCGACGACGAGGCCAAGCTCGTGGCTTCGCGCCAGGCGATGCGGCTGGCTGGAGCGATCCAGGAGTCCGGCCGGACCCTCTGTTTTGAACCGAGCGAGCCATCGGTAGGCCCTG
This sequence is a window from Geothrix sp. PMB-07. Protein-coding genes within it:
- a CDS encoding IS481 family transposase — protein: MVKRVLEEDWTVRDAAESIGISTRRAYRWLARFKTEGPAGLLDRSSQPHRLARSHELGLVVEAVGRRRRGQAAIRIASELGVPRSTVGFWLRKARISKASDLQPKEPDNRYEHAAPGDLLHLDTKKLANFHEVGHRATGIRHHKNRDAGYQVLHVCSDDHSRACYMEVLPDEKKETTASFLQRALLHFQARGVTARKLLTDNGSPYRSKAFKAMREAFGLTHSRTRPYRPRTNGKAERLIQTALREWAYGPTWQSSDERNQALGAWLHFYNHHRPHKALGGQPPVTRLVNLVGTDN